DNA sequence from the Oryzias melastigma strain HK-1 unplaced genomic scaffold, ASM292280v2 sc00262, whole genome shotgun sequence genome:
AAGAATCTGCTCCCAATGACAAGATTCTTCTGTCTGCACAGGTCTGTACATTTCTCCCCATTCTTGTTCATCTCTCCGAGACCATGTTTTTCCATCGTCTCCTCATCTGATCCTGCTTTGCATTAAAATCTCCATTCAGAATTTTCATGTCTTTATCCTTCGGTATGTCTAGGACTGCTTGTAGTCTGTTCTAGAATTGGTCTTTGAATTCTTTGTCATGATTTTTGTAGGTGCATAGCACTGGTTTAGATTCACTTTGATGTTCTTCTTTGTCCTAAAACTTGCTTTGATCATTCTTGAGCCATTTGCTTCTTGTGGAAAAGGGGCTTTTTGTGCTGTATTTAAGAGCCTGAATCCTACGTCCtttgtgttgcatttttgtctttgtgtccTGATTAAAACAAGAGTTTTCCAATTCTTAGTCTTGTTTGTCTGGCTTTGATCAATCTTGCCTTGCTCAGTCCAAGCACAGTGATGTTGTATTGGCTGAAACTTGTGCTACCTTCCTCATGATGTTGTGATGTTGTATCAGCTGAAACTTGGGCTACCTTCCTTACCTTGTACATCGTCTTGATCCATGGGCCAATGGTGGTTGCAAATGACCTCTTTGAGGCCAAGGCTGTTACAGTGGTGTCCTTCCTGGTTGACAGAAGGGGTattttgaatttccttttcAGCTATAGCCCCATCATTTCATAAATCCTGCAGGTTCAAGAACATCCTCTTCCAggaatgtagttttttttcagtttccgCTGATGTTTCTGCAGCTTGTGTAATTTTTACAAGGTTAGAGCACTACCTTGTGCTCAACCTACCAAAAAGGTTTGGGTTTCTTGCTTGGAATTTTCCTTTTCCAAAATATGTCTGGCTGCCAAGGCTATCGAGTTCCACTTGcctgtattttaaaatgaaagatgtCCTTATTATAAGCTATAATGGTGTGCGGCACCAACCACGGAGACAGAATTCTATAGCCTCACTGTGAGGCAGAGACACAGATCCCTGACAATAATGGTAAGTGTGGATTGACAAGGTTCCCTTACTGTAGGAAAGGGTAAGGAGGCTCAGAACAAGCCACAAGGACATGTACACCCCCAGGTTCAGATGTGATTCAATCCACTGCTCAAAGAAGCAACAGCTATGGCAAACTTTCCAAAGAGGGTCTAGGAAAACCCCACATTGACTGTCAAGACCACAATACAGGTGTATTAGGCCTGCTTGCAGCCTTCCTAGTGGTTCCAGACCTGCAGGAAGACCTGTCCTCCGCTACAAGGATCTCTGGAACCGTGACATGAACGCCGGTGATATTGTCCCAGCAGAATGGGAGCAGGAAGCTGAGGACCCTACTAACTGGAGAAGGACTTTGAGAAAGGTTGTCCAGAGGAGTGAGGAGAAGAGAAGGCAAAAGTGGGAAGACAAAAAGGTGTGCAGCATCAGCACCCTCCACACAGCCAGACGCAACCTTCACCTGCACCAAACGCAGCAGATCCTGTCGTTCAAGAATTGGTCTGGTAAGCCACAGCAAGCGCTCTAGCTCTACAATGGACATAGATTCCATCATCTCCAGACAAACTGAGTTAATGTCAATAAGTTGTGTTGTATCTTCATACACTGAAGAGTAAACTGCTGTCAGCTGGTGCACAGGATGAGACTGATGCGAGACACCTGTGAAGGGGGTGGGCGGGGCAGCACCTAGAGGGTTTTTCTTCCCACAGTGGTTTGGCTGGGGAGGAGGACGGCAGCGGCACGTAAGGCGCAGGACCCAAAGCAGCAGACTGCAGGCAGCGGAACACGGCCTAGAGGACTCGCGAATTGGGGCTGCAGGGCGTGCTTGGAGCGGAGGATCTGCTAGAAGAAGATCAGCGGTGCATCGACTCCAGCAAAAGCGACGCGCCGGCTTCAGCGACACTCCGGTTCCGGTCCCAGCGGCACTTCAGTTCCAGCCCCAGCGGTGTTCCGGCTTCAGACTCTGCGACTGACTCCGGCTTTGGACCTCAAGTCCCAGGGAGCCCGGTGCTCCGTAGCAGCACGCAGACGGACACGCACCTTCACAGCAGCAGCCGGGCGGAGTTTTCTTCCCCTCCACACCCCCATGAAAAGAGCTAAGTGGCCGAACTTCCTCTTGAGCCCGCCAACCTTAGCATCCccttttgtttgatgtttttagtgaaGTCCTTTTACTTTTGACTGGTTATAATGCACGGTTTGGGGGTTGTTTTTACTTCACTTcgagttttaatgtgtttgtgatGCTAAGTTGGGTCGGGTGGGAGGATTGTGGCGTGACACCCACTTGTGACTCTTTTAATCTGCCTCGCCATTTATTTTAAGGGGACATGTGGTGctgtatgcttttattttcgtGTGACGTTGATCACTTTTATTGAAGGTGGCTTCCACTTCAAaacttttaatgattttatgtcCTTTTAAAGCTAGCGcgtcttttttttacctgagcTTTTACAAagcccttttatttttttattattgtcataataaaaaaaacatctgtgtgcACACTCCCTGGCCTCTGCTTCTTGTGCCTGGTCGTCTCCCCAGCGGAAGATCGCTTTATCCACCCCTCCGACACTGCCATCaaacaaagcagaagaaaaacatttgtagtcctcCTTCAGCCCTTTCCAGGATCATGCAGTCCTGATCCTTAACAttcctttttcattcattttttttttgtcaacgttaaaataaacttttttattttcagaagtGGAGGTTATTGAAGTAAGAGGTTATTGTTAATATCCAAAGACATACTATAGCTGTGAAATGCTTTAGCATTAGTGATGTAATTTCCGCGCCTGTGTGGACCGATCAGTGGCTGTGGGGGGTCAGGCAGTAGCAATGATTACGTCAACAGTTTCCTTTCTTTGAAGTACATGTATGTATTGTTTTCTGGAGTTtctattttgtctttgtttattttatcatgTTTATTGATAGTTTTCTGTAAACAAGTTTTTATGGTTCAAGtgtttcaaatgtaaatttgatCAGAAAGAAGTGACTTTGAGTTTGTAAGACAAAGAACTCAGTGAAGTATCACGATTGTTGATCAGTGAGGACAGAAGACTACATTAGTGTTGTGGTGAGTCTGTGGTGGAAGTGCATTGATGTGCACATTAAgaacaaaacaggaaatattgtCAGACTCATTAGTGTCGatgtaaaaacagcaaaagcaaaaaaaggtgttttcagTAACCTTAAACATTTTGCTAAAAGCTGTCATTGCTTGTACACCAAATGTTCCTTGTATTCGTTGAAGTTCTAATAAGTTCTTTAACTAAATCCTCTGAATCAGAGTTTTGGGTTCCTATAGGTCCGTTCAGACAGAACCCACAGAGAACCACAGAGCTCCTTTCTGAACTTCTCCTGTATGGGTTCTGTCATGTTGTGGAAAAGTTTCTATGTAGATGAGACGCTGCTCTATTGACAGGACTTTTTAAGACACAAAGAATGCTCCTCCTGTTAAACAGAGACAAATTAGGCGACAGGTTTGGTGCCTCAGTTAGTGATTGTTGCTCCACAAAGTTCTGCATGAGCGACGTGAGGACACCAGGACTTGAACAGTTTTCGTTTGCATGAATTCACTTTTCTTCTCAGACTTGAAAGATGTTCAGATCAGATTTAGCAAATTATGAATAGACTCACCTGTGTGTCAAACATGTCCAGGAGAGCCCACCTCCCACCTGATGAAGGCTCCAGCAGACCCTGGTGGTCCAGGATTTGACTCAGCAACTGAGGAAAGAAATCTGAGCTGTGAGACTGTTGGGATTTGggactgttgttgttttatctcAGTGAACCCTTTCCTGGTCACTTATCGTTtctaacatttaaaagtttcatttccTGCTGAGGTTCTCAATGTTTCACAGAGAGAGCTGCCTGGTTAAAGAGTAAATGAAGCTGAAGGAGAACCGACACATGCTAAACAGTGACATTTACATTTGGTGACAGAACATTTGgaacagaaacatttagaaCAGGGGTCACCGACAGGGCTACCTGGTGCCCGCGGGCACCAGGTAGCCctcaaggaccacacaaggtTCCCTCTGGTCTCTTCTGAAAATaacacaactcacttgtgagctgcatctaaaattacattttgttcttttgctattttttttttttaaattacacttgcatttacatagatttaaaaataaaacgtcttaaaaatatgttgatgatacgtgaactttagataagtttagatgacctctgacctacttcagttcaaagatcattaatttagttaaaatatgctgcagatttggtcattagttcaaaatgtgacaacctttgtttaaaaatgtggaaattgatttttctttaacattaaattattgATAAGCATGGAAGAACATAGTGGAAATGGGACATCTTTTCATGAAAAGTGTGAGTGCGCCTCCTCCACATGGATGAACTCCTTCTCCACCTGCACCCTTAAGGGTTTCTTTATTTACTcgtgtttttaatattataaagaaaaacaggaatataTTTCTGAGTGGGCTGATTGAAAGACCATGTTGCTCTCAGGTACAGGTGTTTTTGATTACAGCATCTGTGACATATCAAATCTTGTCCGCCAATCACGTGACATCATATGAGACCTCCATATCATGTTCTACCAATTTGACCAATTGAATAAATGTACACGCCACAAAAATTAGGTTATTATCCactgaaattaaataaacaaaacaaacaaaaatatgccAAAACGGCTCTTACAAaatgtaagtgatcatctgaaaatgtaacgaTTACTTAGATttataaagtgctgaatattgatatctgtttcatagcttgttgtcattgctgataattatggtgagagaTCAGTGCTTTTACATAGAtgagtatcattatttattattaataatgtagaactgaCTAAAACTaagcaacatttgtttttcaaaatggtagcccttcATATGACTCAATATCAATGAAGTagccctcagtttcaaaaaggttggtgacccctgatttagaagATGAACATCATGCCTGAAGACGTGAAGTTTCCAGGTAGAACTATTGAGTGAAAATCATTTACTAACATGTGAATGATTAAAGGCCAGAATCAGTTCCCTTAAGCGGAGTTCGGGTGAAAGAAGCCGTCATCTGGTAAATCATCAAAAGTCTTGATGACCTTTAAGGTTGAGCAAAGTTGCTGAATCCGgatttcacacaaaaacaacatgaacCTTAAATGAAAGTTTGCAGAGAGAACATCTCTAACACCTGACAGCAGAAAACAGGATTGATAGAGACAAACCAGACGGAGGTAAGAAACAGCTACAccagaagcagcagaagaacactgATCTCCTGGTAAAGTCTCTCTGAAGGAGTTCATGCTTTATCTTCCTGTTGAAACTCCTCTGCTGATGATCTGGATTCTGCTCACCTGCTGGCTGGTCTTTCTTCACACTGGACTTTATCAGCAGCTTGTTGGTGTTAGCGGTCCTGTTCAGATGTTTCTTCATGAAGCTGCAGGTCCAGACCCGTCCAGAGAACCTGCGGGAGATCCAAACGGGTCTGTGTCCGATGAGCGTTGATGTTATCAGTCTCCTGAAGGAGCAGCTCCTCCTCGTTCCTCTCACTTCCTCTGCAGCTCTAAACCGCGTCCATGCTGATGATGTCACAAACaaactacttcctgtttgtcacaACAAGATATGAGGAGTTTGAGAGGAAGATGAACACTGAGCTGCTGtctgtttctctgcagagtCCCTgtctttctgctgctctgaactCAGGTAAGGGTCACCTGTGAGCAGGTGGAGGGCGGAGCTTTATCATGTGACTGAGAGAGAAAGGATGAAAAACCTGATTCCACCTGCCAAACGCCGCAGTCTTCATATTCAAATGTTCTCACAGCTGACCACAGTTCAACATGTCTGAACTCACCTGTTAGCAGGTGAACAGCTCCACACAGGTTGTGGTTTGATTTGACTTAGCTCAGGTCTGTACTGACCTttagtctttttgttttgcatcaaacacacaaactcatctgagattttcagattttagtAAACATTTCAGGAGAACTGCAGCATCCTTTTCATTCTGATGATCTCCATGTTTGTTCCTCTTCACCAACCAAGACTCCAGGAGATCTTCATCTTCAGGCAGGAAACACATGGAGAAGGTCTGACCTGTGAATGACTGGTTTCTGCCATGCTTGATGCTGATTGGTTAAGATTCTGACTGCTGTTTAACTCCTTCATGTGACTTTGGGAGGTGTGATGTGAAGTTTTTTTGCTGCAATGACAACTTTCAGACACATGGTGAAGCCACTGGGTTACAATCATCATCTGACTGATGATGAAGAGCAGGAGGAAGGATGTGATTTATCATCTGGTTTCTTTACTGTAGTCTTCCTCACCTTCACAGATGTACCAGGTCTTCATCACATCTTTTCTGCCTCTTCCTCACAGGAATCCATCAGTGAGAAGAATCACCTGAAGTTAGAAAAACTGCTCGACGTTCAGAGTTTCATTTCCCTCCTCTGGTTGGGTTTGTGGTTTGACAGCAGACTGAGCAGCTCATGAGTCAGAGGAACAGGAAGATCAAGCTTCATCTGACGGTCTGACAGCAGAGCTCAACGGGATCATggtgctgatgatgatgatgatgatggtgatgatggtcAGCGTTGAAGGACAGAATGTGATGAAGGTCAGAGCAGAGTTGGGTAAAGACGTCTCCTTAAACTGCTCCATCACGACAAAAGACATCTACTGGTTTGTACAGATCTACAGTCAGATCAAAGCAGTAATCGGACGGGTTTATTATCCAGACACGAATCAGTACTTCTCTCCGGACTATGAATCCAAATATTTATTACTGAAGAACCGTCTGGTGATCAAGAACTTCACTGCAGACGACTGCAGGTCTTACTTCTGTGCTGAGATGAAAAATCACACCTACATCTTTGTGGATTCTTTCCTTCTAGACTCAGGTAAGAACGTCTTCCTGCTGGAGATCTGATCCTGATGAGATCTGATCCTGATGAGATCAGATTTCATCAGGAGATCTGATCCTGATGAGATCTGATCCTGATGAGATCTGATCCTGAAGTCGTTTTCAGGACAGTCACCTTAATCTTCGTTACGACTTCACAgaatgtaatcagattactgaCATTCAGACAGAAGACTCTTAAATGCTGTTGGACTCAGATGGAGAGGAACAGTCAGAACCTCAATGTTGGTATTTGTAGACGTTTACATAGAAGACAGAATGGATTCTGCTCCAACAGAAACTCTGTTCATAACTGATGACTGAGAGTTCTGAGAAGTTCAGTTTAAAGAAACTCGGTCACAGAGACAGATCACAAACTCTGAAGTCTATTCAAAAATCGTAGAGTCCCCTTGACTATATATCACAGGAATGATGGTGCTGGTGAAAGTCAATACCACCAAAGATAATTTAAGGGGTTCCTACATTCTGAAGCTGCTTTTAAATATCAGTCTTATTGATCTTAGTGAATCAGTGACTCAGAATGCCTCTATGCTGTTGATTGTtcgttttttaaaaagcaaccaTAATCTGGAGTTCACATGTTGACAGATTCCTGTAACTGTTTGGTTTCTTGTGGTGCATCACTCTGTGATGACAGAAATAAAAGCCTACCGCCTGATCCTGATAGAAAACACTGATTTAGTTGAGCTTCAGTCTATGAAATGTATTTAGATGTAATTCAAAATTCACATCAAATATATCAAAGTCTCTCTTTTGACTGGCGGCACATTCAATGCTtgatgcttgtccaaaaatgaatTCATGATTTTGGTGCCACAAGAACTCCTGTGGTgttcacacacagacatgcagGCAGCGGAGcagaggggcttctttttcttttgttttctactgtttactaaaGCTTGTCCATctcctacagttggaagaggtttggtgtcaAACATCAGAACTgagcaaatctggtgaatctcaCTCCAGgactttttttaacagctctGTTCCGATATATGAaggacttggtgtcatagaattccgaCCAGAATGAGTaatttcatgatcaattttctaaTGGTTGGACTTCTATGATTTGAAAAAGATGCCGTCTAAACATCGATACCAAATCAGTTTCTGTGGTTGGTCAAAGTCCAGCTGTTTTACACTCAAACTGTCACAAGTTTAACTGGTTGAACTTCCAGTGTTTGTTCAGTGAATGCCCagtttgtatgtagagcctgagaaaagaatgaaaaacttTTGTAGTGACATGTGAACACTGAAGCCTCAAACACGGGTTAAGAACATTTGCATAGACTTCTCATTAAAAGTAGCCAGTGTGAATAAACTTTATAGATTTATCTGAACtctgagcaaaaacaaaccattaGCCTGTTAAAACAGACCTAAACTAGACTTAGGTAGCATAGAGTTATGTGAAAGTAAAAGAGGTTTGGTGGTTTAATCCCATAATCCAACCCCTTCATGGTGAGAGTGAAAAACAAGAGAGTTTTGGCTCTCACTTTTTTGGTACAACctgaacaagtttaaaaataactgAGTAAGGGGAGGGGACTGTCCTGCTGTTAGTCAGTGGAGACCTGTCACTGGCCTTTAACTCAACACAATAACAAGAAAAGGACGGGCAGTTTACATTTATACAAAAAGGCCTTAGCCTGATATCATGATGCtgcattttttactgtttttgtgtttgcattttccAACGTGTGTATGGGTTTgctttggactgtgggaggaccCACAGTCCAGAAACTTCTTCATAGGTTCTTAATCAcacgtttgtgtgtgtttgtgtattatTGCATGTTGGTGTGTGTTAGTTTGAGTGTGTGCACCATACGTGGCCTTACAGCAAAATATAAGTGTACGCCATCCATTTCCtctgtgtgtatatgtgtgcatgtgtaggTTAACTTGGGTCTTCACCTACCCTCAGATGTCTTTATTTATAATATGGTTACTGGGTTATTACTCGAGACATCTTTAGAAGGAAGCTTATAGAAGGTGATGTCACTGAACAGTTTGAAACTAGTAGGAAAAAGGTATTAGAGGTCTTCATCAAAGGTCTTCGTCAGAGGTCTTCGTCAGAGGTCTTCGTCAGAGGTCTTCGTCAAATGACCTCTAACAGCTTCATCACTGTTTTAATGACGTTCAAGGTTGAACATCAGAGTCTTCAGGTTGTATCAGATGGTTtcaggaaatgacatcacagGTCCATCCAGAAAGATCTTTGTTTAAAGGGAGACGGTGTTTCAAAGACTCTGGTAGATCTGGTTACTTGGATGAAGACAAAAGTTCTTTAAACATGCAGAAGCTCTTGTTTTGCTCCCTCAACCACGTTCAGTGGAGGTTCTCTTGCCACACTTCAAGTTTTTGAGAATGTCATCAGCAATCTGCAACCAAAAGCAGAACAAACATGTTCCTGAGATGCATGCAGCAGGTTCATCTGACACAAACATCTTAGAACATCCACATTTTGCTGAGATAGACACTGAGGATCAGAGCTGATGAGAGTTCCAGTGAAGCAGTTTTAGTTCCACTCTGGATCATCTGctcatcctcctcttctctgATTCATCCAGATGTTTCCAACAATCAAACGCCCTCCTCAACCTCAATCTACAACCAGAAAAACACCAGTGAGACCCTCAGAACCGAGCTGCTGCAGAAGAAGGAAGTGGTGTTCTCCTCTCTGGGTCTGAACGGACTCCTGCTTCTTATCATCATTGGTGGGCATGGCTGATCCTGAAGATCTCATGGTTCTGGTTCAGATCTGTAGAGGAACCAGATCATAGACAGAACCTCATGATGATTCCTTCAGAACTCCTGTTTCTTCAGCTCTATTTCTGCTCTGTCAGCAGGTCTGATGTTTCTCCTTCTCAGGAAGAGGAGAGAGCGGAGCGACACTCCAAAACCCCACAAGAACCAGGAGGCTTATGTAAGAACCTCACTCTGATTCTGATCCTCCAACCTAGATTCCTCGAACAGAACATCCGCTCCCTCATGTTCAAGGGTCTTCTTAGTGGATCCTGTGAGACTGCTTTGTTCCTCCTAAACTTTATCCTGcagacaacaaaacaacctGAAGTTCCCCTGAGACCATGAGAGGTCACAGATCCTGAATGCTGTGAGAACTTCTGCCTCAAGGCCAGATACAATGTTCCTCCAGGTCCCTAAAGGGTTCTGAAGAACAGCAGAACTCCATGGACTTTTTCTGCTGCACAGAAACACTAAGTGTCCACTGAGATCAGATTGAAGGTCATGAAACTTCTCACACGAGCTCCTCTTCTTCTCATGGTCCAGTCAGAGCTGGAGTCTCCAACTGTGGTTCTCCAGATCCTCCATTATTTTCCAGATCTTCTTTCCTTTTGATTGATGTCTAGTTAGAAGGTTGCAGGTTCGGTTCCTGCATTGCCCTCCCATGTGTCCTGAagagacactgaaccccacactgctgctgctggttaCAGGTCAGTGTGTGAACAGAGCGTTAGATACGCTGTTTACTGGAGCAggttctgtggttctgaagaAACTCTGGAAAACTAACAGTAGACCTGGTACATCCAGAGCTTGTAGATCTTTAGCTCGAAGTGAGAAATCTAGATCTCGAGCTGGTCGATCTAGTGcacaggtctgcaacctgctgctccagagccacatgtggctcttttatctctctatGATGGCTCTctggtgaagaaaaataaaattaaagtaattttcaaaaccAGCCCAGAGTCCAGTCGTGTCCGCTGGTTTGGCCATGTTCTTCGCCTTCCCTCTGAACACCCAACAAGAGTCATTTTGAAGTTTGACCCAAAGGCCGCAGGCTGGAGACGACCGCGAGGAAAGCCCCGCACTCGGTGGCTTGACAT
Encoded proteins:
- the LOC112142227 gene encoding uncharacterized protein LOC112142227 gives rise to the protein MVLMMMMMMVMMVSVEGQNVMKVRAELGKDVSLNCSITTKDIYWFVQIYSQIKAVIGRVYYPDTNQYFSPDYESKYLLLKNRLVIKNFTADDCRSYFCAEMKNHTYIFVDSFLLDSDVSNNQTPSSTSIYNQKNTSETLRTELLQKKEVVFSSLGLNGLLLLIIIGLMFLLLRKRRERSDTPKPHKNQEAYYEEVNLPLPREQAIYHKVQLPY